A single genomic interval of Rosistilla ulvae harbors:
- a CDS encoding 3-keto-disaccharide hydrolase: protein MTGKQFMKSTLIVALLIQLQLVSSVAAQDDASDPIQLFNGKDLAGWYADVPDADNNPSIEPSFIVREGKLVSMGVPRGHLITKKSFKDYRLEVEYRFAGVPGNCGVLVHTDGKRPRVLYEMFPASLEVQMQHQAAGDFWCIHEDIKGPEMEDRRKGPKENWGGKQGQSRHILNLTDGSEKPLGQWNTMVIECLGDKIRVRVNGDRVNDGYECTAQQGQISLQAEGAEVEFRKLELTPITKLSTASPKAH from the coding sequence ATGACCGGAAAACAATTCATGAAGTCGACTCTGATTGTCGCCCTGTTGATACAACTCCAGCTGGTCTCAAGCGTCGCCGCCCAAGACGATGCGAGCGATCCCATCCAACTGTTCAATGGCAAGGATCTCGCGGGCTGGTACGCCGACGTTCCCGACGCCGACAACAATCCATCCATCGAACCGAGCTTCATCGTCCGCGAGGGGAAGCTGGTGAGCATGGGCGTGCCGCGCGGACACCTGATCACAAAGAAGTCGTTTAAGGACTATCGTCTCGAAGTCGAGTACCGCTTTGCGGGAGTGCCGGGGAATTGTGGCGTCCTGGTGCACACCGATGGCAAGCGTCCCCGAGTCCTTTACGAAATGTTTCCGGCATCGCTGGAAGTCCAGATGCAGCACCAGGCGGCGGGCGACTTCTGGTGCATCCACGAGGACATCAAGGGTCCAGAGATGGAGGATCGCCGCAAGGGTCCGAAAGAGAATTGGGGTGGTAAACAGGGACAATCCCGCCACATCCTCAACCTGACAGACGGCAGCGAAAAGCCACTGGGCCAATGGAACACGATGGTCATCGAGTGTCTGGGCGACAAGATTCGCGTCCGGGTCAACGGCGACCGAGTCAACGACGGCTACGAGTGCACAGCGCAGCAGGGACAAATTTCATTGCAGGCGGAGGGGGCGGAAGTCGAGTTCCGCAAACTGGAGCTGACTCCGATCACCAAGCTGTCGACAGCCTCTCCGAAAGCCCACTAA
- the infA gene encoding translation initiation factor IF-1 — MAKNEEAFEVEGTVTQALANTRFRVQLETGSEVLAHVAGRMRKHFIRIVPGDKVRVELSPYDLTKGRIVYRER, encoded by the coding sequence ATGGCAAAGAACGAAGAAGCATTTGAAGTGGAAGGTACTGTAACTCAGGCCCTGGCGAATACGCGATTTCGCGTTCAGCTGGAAACTGGCAGCGAGGTTCTTGCGCATGTCGCTGGACGGATGCGGAAGCACTTTATCCGTATCGTGCCAGGCGACAAGGTCCGTGTGGAGCTGTCTCCATATGATTTGACCAAGGGCAGAATCGTCTATCGCGAGCGTTAA
- a CDS encoding DUF421 domain-containing protein, with translation MNMFFDGWTPVVRTLVIGTLSYVALILLLRASGKRTLSKMNAFDFVVTIALGSTLASTLTSQSVSLVQGATALTLLILLQLVSTWLAVRYDWYSQLIKSEPTLLFFQGRYLHDAMKKQRVTQAEILAAMRQHGAAAPEDVDAVIIETEGSLSIIRDGIGSVEEMRRLGVEESGGARSEKGSQRTRRT, from the coding sequence CTGGACTCCGGTCGTGCGAACTCTAGTTATCGGGACGCTCTCTTACGTCGCGCTCATCCTGCTGCTACGCGCCAGCGGCAAGCGAACGCTTTCCAAGATGAATGCGTTCGACTTTGTGGTCACGATCGCCTTGGGATCGACTTTGGCCTCCACCCTCACCTCGCAAAGCGTTTCGCTGGTGCAAGGGGCGACGGCGCTGACGTTGCTGATTCTGCTGCAACTCGTTTCCACCTGGCTCGCCGTCCGCTACGACTGGTATTCACAGCTCATCAAATCGGAACCGACGCTCCTCTTCTTTCAGGGCCGCTACTTGCACGATGCGATGAAGAAGCAGCGGGTCACGCAGGCGGAGATACTTGCCGCGATGCGACAGCACGGTGCCGCAGCACCGGAAGACGTGGATGCGGTGATCATCGAAACCGAAGGGTCGCTGTCGATCATCCGGGATGGCATTGGGTCGGTCGAAGAAATGCGACGCCTTGGGGTGGAGGAGTCTGGAGGCGCGCGGTCGGAGAAGGGGAGTCAGAGAACGCGAAGGACTTAA